The genomic segment GCGCGCCGTCTCGGGCGCGGCCCGCCGGGCCAGCTCCTCGTAGTCGCGCGCCGTCACCGCCCGCTCCTGCGCGCGCAGCGCGATCGGCGCGCGGACCTTCGCCTCCTCGACCGTCTCGCCGTCCACGCCGCCGCGCGCCGCCTCGCGGTTCTCCACGCGGGCGACGTACGGGATGGAGCTGCGCAGGACCTGGATGGCGCCGCGGGCCACGTTGCCCGTGCGGCCGCCGCCCGTGCGGTAGCGGGTGGCGCGGATCGCCGCGCCCTTCTGGGGGACGGCGCCGAACTGCCGCAGGGAGCCGTCCGGTTCGCGCACCGCGGGGCCGAACGCGATCTCGCCGGTCGCCGCGTCCAGCGTGATGTGCGGGTCGTACGGTCCGGACGAGGCGAAGTCGTCGACGACCTGCCACTCGGCCCAGCCCGCACCCTCGCCGTCGGAGACCTCGAGGATCAGCGGCGGCCGGTCGGCGACCACCGGGGCCTGGGCGAGGCGGACGCGCTGTCCGGGCACGCCCGTGGAGTCGCCGAGGAGTTCGTCGCGCACGACGTCCGCGTGCGCGACACCGGTCGTGCCGCCGATGGTGAACGCGGCGGCGGACCGCACGGTCGGCGACGCGCTGTAGAACGGCTGGCCCTTCGCCGCCTCGGTGACCCGGCAGCGCACCCAGCCCGCGTCCTGCCGCCCGATGCGCGAGACGATGTGCCCGGCCGGAATGTGCAGCACGACGTCGCCGGGCCGGTTGAGGCCACCCGTGGAGTCCTCGTCCACCTCGCACTCGGTCCAGCCGTCCGCGGTCCACGCCTCCCACACCAGCGGCGGCTGCCGCGGGTCGACGCCCACACCGTCCACCCGGCTGTCGAGCTGCAGCACCGCCGCGCACCGCGGCACCGCCGCGCTGAGCCCGAAGAGCAGCGTGTCGCCCGGCCGCGGCGACTCGGCGAAGACCGCCACGTCACGGCCGCCGAAGATGTCCTGCCCGCAGTCCTGCGGCGTGCTGCCGTCCTCCTGGCGCAGTACGGCCGACAGCTCGCAGGGCACCACGGTCAGATCCGCCTCGGTGGCGAAGGCCACCGCTTCCTCGGTCTCCGTGCGGCTGGTCGCCACCTCCGTGCCGGTGGGCAGGACCACCGGCTCGGGCTGCGGCGCGGACAGCCAGAACGTGACGTCCGCGCGGGCCGCGGACGGCGGGAAGAGGGTGACGCCGAGGAGGTCGAGGAAGGCCAGGTGGTTCTTCTCCGGCACGCGGTTGAGCCGG from the Streptomyces venezuelae genome contains:
- a CDS encoding putative baseplate assembly protein: MALPAPHLDDRRFQQFVDDAKRYIQQRCPEWTDHNVSDPGVTLVEAVAHMADQIVYRLNRVPEKNHLAFLDLLGVTLFPPSAARADVTFWLSAPQPEPVVLPTGTEVATSRTETEEAVAFATEADLTVVPCELSAVLRQEDGSTPQDCGQDIFGGRDVAVFAESPRPGDTLLFGLSAAVPRCAAVLQLDSRVDGVGVDPRQPPLVWEAWTADGWTECEVDEDSTGGLNRPGDVVLHIPAGHIVSRIGRQDAGWVRCRVTEAAKGQPFYSASPTVRSAAAFTIGGTTGVAHADVVRDELLGDSTGVPGQRVRLAQAPVVADRPPLILEVSDGEGAGWAEWQVVDDFASSGPYDPHITLDAATGEIAFGPAVREPDGSLRQFGAVPQKGAAIRATRYRTGGGRTGNVARGAIQVLRSSIPYVARVENREAARGGVDGETVEEAKVRAPIALRAQERAVTARDYEELARRAAPETARIHCLAADSAKAGENAVRVLVVPQAVPDRGGRLRFEQLVPGEELLSRVTSFLDDRRPLGTRLSVGPPYYQGVTVVATLHSFRAAHAERVRSEALDALYAYLDPLTGGAHREGWPFGRPLRAGEIFAALQRVPGVELVDEVLLHPADPLTGRRGDATDRIELAPSALLFPFDHRVRVIEAR